A single genomic interval of Zingiber officinale cultivar Zhangliang chromosome 4A, Zo_v1.1, whole genome shotgun sequence harbors:
- the LOC121970468 gene encoding G-type lectin S-receptor-like serine/threonine-protein kinase RKS1 isoform X3 — translation MIQNSSLTNGQTLTSTRDFQLGFFSLDNSPAKGYLGIWYCNFTPQEGTIIWIANRNKSVNTSMASFNLTSDGNLILFEEDRNVWSTGTRSTGLNSARLQLLDSGNLVLTVGDWILWQSFDSPNGSGTSVPGMKLGFNKQTNTSWRRVSWKNSTDPSPGECIQMIRVLPIPDFVTLKGSTKYHRIGLWNGYRLVSYPSMASSSLEANPLNGMFVSNENESYATVNYTAWPTPVLIRSILWANGTFQGWLLDRGDKREWQLLWSIPADECDKYNRCGRNKVCTWNVVVENCNCLDGFVKIVENGSEDGCKREKPLNCSSNQFSKVPNVKLPDTENATPRGNISLDDCKNLCLNDCSCVAYAGIKGASECVTWRGDLLDLRTFVDEGEDLYVRLAGKNSTGRRILFIVVSIAAALLFLCAIFIYRRRKKATIRRGNPLAAKFNNKDQYEIRGAESLLFDLEAIRIATDNFSNRNKLGEGGFGTVYKGTLENGEHVAVKRLSKSSGQGLDELKNEVFLVAKLQHRNLVRLLGCCLDSEEKLLIYNYLANTSLDKFLFDNSKRKQLDWARRFKIIEGISRGLLYLHEDSPLKIIHRDLKASNILLDANMDPKISDFGLAKLFGVDETQGNTRRIAGTFGYMAPEYALHGLFSVKSDVYSYGVLVLEILTSQKNICHRGSEYPIELVTHVVWRHWAQGSALQVIDHDLVEQCQAPQILRCIHIGLLCVQEDPIQRPTMANVVLMLNNLFISLPTPSAPAFLSNRNPTSEANDVPRRESSNGSKGILMKISDNNVSISALEPR, via the exons ATGATCCAGAACAGCTCACTTACGAATGGCCAGACGTTGACATCGACACGAGACTTCCAGTTGGGCTTCTTCAGTCTAGATAATAGTCCAGCGAAGGGATACTTAGGAATCTGGTACTGCAATTTCACACCACAGGAAGGCACTATAATATGGATCGCCAATCGGAACAAGTCTGTCAACACATCCATGGCATCCTTCAACCTCACTTCCGATGGAAATCTAATCTTATTTGAGGAAGACAGAAATGTTTGGTCGACGGGAACGAGATCCACAGGACTCAATTCTGCACGCTTGCAACTTTTAGATTCTGGAAACCTCGTGCTGACTGTCGGCGACTGGATTCTATGGCAGAGCTTTGACTCCCCGAATGGCAGCGGCACGAGTGTCCCTGGCATGAAGCTCGGATTTAACAAACAAACCAACACTTCATGGCGGCGAGTGTCATGGAAAAACTCCACGGATCCTTCTCCGGGAGAATGCATCCAGATGATTCGTGTTCTACCTATACCGGATTTTGTCACGTTGAAGGGATCCACCAAATACCATCGCATCGGCCTATGGAACGGATATCGGTTGGTCAGCTATCCATCGATGGCGAGCAGCAGTCTGGAGGCCAACCCACTAAATGGCATGTTTGTGTCCAATGAGAATGAGAGCTATGCTACGGTTAATTACACAGCCTGGCCGACGCCGGTGCTGATACGGTCAATATTGTGGGCCAATGGAACCTTCCAGGGTTGGTTGCTTGACAGGGGTGACAAGAGAGAGTGGCAACTTCTGTGGTCGATTCCGGCGGACGAGTGCGATAAGTACAATCGCTGCGGCCGCAACAAGGTGTGCACCTGGAACGTGGTTGTGGAGAACTGCAATTGCTTGGACGGGTTCGTAAAGATTGTGGAGAATGGAAGCGAGGACGGGTGCAAGAGGGAGAAGCCTTTGAATTGCTCGTCAAACCAGTTTTCCAAGGTGCCGAACGTGAAGTTGCCCGACACTGAGAACGCTACACCACGAGGAAACATAAGTCTCGATGACTGCAAGAATTTGTGCTTGAATGATTGCTCCTGCGTGGCGTATGCGGGCATCAAAGGGGCTTCTGAATGCGTAACTTGGCGTGGTGATCTGTTGGATCTCAGAACTTTTGTCGATGAAGGAGAGGATTTATACGTTCGGCTCGCAG GAAAAAACAGCACTGGGAGAAGAATCCTATTTATTGTCGTCTCTATTGCTGCAGCATTGTTATTCCTTTGTGCCATTTTTATTTACCGTCGAAGAAAAAAAGCAACGATACGAAGAGGGAACCCACTTGCAGCAAAATTCA ACAATAAAGATCAATATGAAATAAGAGGTGCAGAATCTCTATTGTTTGATCTGGAGGCTATTAGAATAGCTACGGACAACTTCTCTAATAGAAACAAGCTGGGAGAAGGAGGATTTGGGACTGTTTATAAG GGAACACTGGAAAACGGAGAGCATGTAGCAGTAAAAAGACTTTCAAAAAGCTCAGGGCAAGGACTAGATGAGTTGAAGAATGAAGTGTTTCTGGTTGCCAAACTTCAACACAGAAACCTTGTGCGGCTATTGGGCTGTTGCTTAGATTCAGAGGAGAAACTACTCATTTACAATTACCTTGCTAATACAAGTCTTGACAAGTTTTTGTTTG ATAATTCAAAAAGAAAGCAGTTGGATTGGGCAAGAAGGTTTAAGATCATTGAGGGCATTAGTCGAGGACTTCTTTATCTTCATGAAGATTCACCATTGAAGATCATTCATCGGGACTTAAAAGCCAGTAACATCTTGTTAGATGCAAACATGGATCCCAAAATTTCAGATTTCGGTCTTGCGAAGCTTTTTGGTGTAGATGAAACCCAAGGAAACACTAGAAGAATTGCCGGAACATT TGGATATATGGCACCGGAATATGCCCTTCATGGGCTCTTCTCAGTTAAATCAGATGTGTATAGCTATGGTGTGTTAGTCTTAGAGATCCTAACTAGTCAGAAGAATATTTGTCACCGAGGATCCGAATATCCAATTGAACTTGTTACTCAT GTGGTCTGGCGCCATTGGGCTCAAGGAAGTGCCCTGCAAGTGATTGATCATGATCTAGTTGAACAATGTCAAGCTCCCCAAATATTAAGGTGCATACATATAGGGTTACTGTGCGTGCAAGAAGATCCAATTCAAAGACCCACCATGGCCAATGTTGTGCTTATGCTCAACAACCTCTTTATCAGCCTTCCCACTCCTTCAGCACCAGCATTTCTCAGTAATCGTAATCCCACCAGTGAAGCAAATGATGTTCCACGGAGAGAGAGCTCCAACGGAAGCAAGGGAATTCTAATGAAAATTTCTGACAATAATGTTTCAATCTCTGCATTAGAGCCTAGGTAG
- the LOC121970468 gene encoding G-type lectin S-receptor-like serine/threonine-protein kinase RKS1 isoform X2: MQLFLSLFLETIAVTLFLLVPSSSSSDTMIQNSSLTNGQTLTSTRDFQLGFFSLDNSPAKGYLGIWYCNFTPQEGTIIWIANRNKSVNTSMASFNLTSDGNLILFEEDRNVWSTGTRSTGLNSARLQLLDSGNLVLTVGDWILWQSFDSPNGSGTSVPGMKLGFNKQTNTSWRRVSWKNSTDPSPGECIQMIRVLPIPDFVTLKGSTKYHRIGLWNGYRLVSYPSMASSSLEANPLNGMFVSNENESYATVNYTAWPTPVLIRSILWANGTFQGWLLDRGDKREWQLLWSIPADECDKYNRCGRNKVCTWNVVVENCNCLDGFVKIVENGSEDGCKREKPLNCSSNQFSKVPNVKLPDTENATPRGNISLDDCKNLCLNDCSCVAYAGIKGASECVTWRGDLLDLRTFVDEGEDLYVRLAALLFLCAIFIYRRRKKATIRRGNPLAAKFNNKDQYEIRGAESLLFDLEAIRIATDNFSNRNKLGEGGFGTVYKGTLENGEHVAVKRLSKSSGQGLDELKNEVFLVAKLQHRNLVRLLGCCLDSEEKLLIYNYLANTSLDKFLFDNSKRKQLDWARRFKIIEGISRGLLYLHEDSPLKIIHRDLKASNILLDANMDPKISDFGLAKLFGVDETQGNTRRIAGTFGYMAPEYALHGLFSVKSDVYSYGVLVLEILTSQKNICHRGSEYPIELVTHVVWRHWAQGSALQVIDHDLVEQCQAPQILRCIHIGLLCVQEDPIQRPTMANVVLMLNNLFISLPTPSAPAFLSNRNPTSEANDVPRRESSNGSKGILMKISDNNVSISALEPR, translated from the exons ATGCAGCTCTTTCTTTCTCTATTCCTGGAAACAATAGCAGTAACGCTTTTCCTTCTTGTTCCATCCTCATCTTCTTCTG ATACAATGATCCAGAACAGCTCACTTACGAATGGCCAGACGTTGACATCGACACGAGACTTCCAGTTGGGCTTCTTCAGTCTAGATAATAGTCCAGCGAAGGGATACTTAGGAATCTGGTACTGCAATTTCACACCACAGGAAGGCACTATAATATGGATCGCCAATCGGAACAAGTCTGTCAACACATCCATGGCATCCTTCAACCTCACTTCCGATGGAAATCTAATCTTATTTGAGGAAGACAGAAATGTTTGGTCGACGGGAACGAGATCCACAGGACTCAATTCTGCACGCTTGCAACTTTTAGATTCTGGAAACCTCGTGCTGACTGTCGGCGACTGGATTCTATGGCAGAGCTTTGACTCCCCGAATGGCAGCGGCACGAGTGTCCCTGGCATGAAGCTCGGATTTAACAAACAAACCAACACTTCATGGCGGCGAGTGTCATGGAAAAACTCCACGGATCCTTCTCCGGGAGAATGCATCCAGATGATTCGTGTTCTACCTATACCGGATTTTGTCACGTTGAAGGGATCCACCAAATACCATCGCATCGGCCTATGGAACGGATATCGGTTGGTCAGCTATCCATCGATGGCGAGCAGCAGTCTGGAGGCCAACCCACTAAATGGCATGTTTGTGTCCAATGAGAATGAGAGCTATGCTACGGTTAATTACACAGCCTGGCCGACGCCGGTGCTGATACGGTCAATATTGTGGGCCAATGGAACCTTCCAGGGTTGGTTGCTTGACAGGGGTGACAAGAGAGAGTGGCAACTTCTGTGGTCGATTCCGGCGGACGAGTGCGATAAGTACAATCGCTGCGGCCGCAACAAGGTGTGCACCTGGAACGTGGTTGTGGAGAACTGCAATTGCTTGGACGGGTTCGTAAAGATTGTGGAGAATGGAAGCGAGGACGGGTGCAAGAGGGAGAAGCCTTTGAATTGCTCGTCAAACCAGTTTTCCAAGGTGCCGAACGTGAAGTTGCCCGACACTGAGAACGCTACACCACGAGGAAACATAAGTCTCGATGACTGCAAGAATTTGTGCTTGAATGATTGCTCCTGCGTGGCGTATGCGGGCATCAAAGGGGCTTCTGAATGCGTAACTTGGCGTGGTGATCTGTTGGATCTCAGAACTTTTGTCGATGAAGGAGAGGATTTATACGTTCGGCTCGCAG CATTGTTATTCCTTTGTGCCATTTTTATTTACCGTCGAAGAAAAAAAGCAACGATACGAAGAGGGAACCCACTTGCAGCAAAATTCA ACAATAAAGATCAATATGAAATAAGAGGTGCAGAATCTCTATTGTTTGATCTGGAGGCTATTAGAATAGCTACGGACAACTTCTCTAATAGAAACAAGCTGGGAGAAGGAGGATTTGGGACTGTTTATAAG GGAACACTGGAAAACGGAGAGCATGTAGCAGTAAAAAGACTTTCAAAAAGCTCAGGGCAAGGACTAGATGAGTTGAAGAATGAAGTGTTTCTGGTTGCCAAACTTCAACACAGAAACCTTGTGCGGCTATTGGGCTGTTGCTTAGATTCAGAGGAGAAACTACTCATTTACAATTACCTTGCTAATACAAGTCTTGACAAGTTTTTGTTTG ATAATTCAAAAAGAAAGCAGTTGGATTGGGCAAGAAGGTTTAAGATCATTGAGGGCATTAGTCGAGGACTTCTTTATCTTCATGAAGATTCACCATTGAAGATCATTCATCGGGACTTAAAAGCCAGTAACATCTTGTTAGATGCAAACATGGATCCCAAAATTTCAGATTTCGGTCTTGCGAAGCTTTTTGGTGTAGATGAAACCCAAGGAAACACTAGAAGAATTGCCGGAACATT TGGATATATGGCACCGGAATATGCCCTTCATGGGCTCTTCTCAGTTAAATCAGATGTGTATAGCTATGGTGTGTTAGTCTTAGAGATCCTAACTAGTCAGAAGAATATTTGTCACCGAGGATCCGAATATCCAATTGAACTTGTTACTCAT GTGGTCTGGCGCCATTGGGCTCAAGGAAGTGCCCTGCAAGTGATTGATCATGATCTAGTTGAACAATGTCAAGCTCCCCAAATATTAAGGTGCATACATATAGGGTTACTGTGCGTGCAAGAAGATCCAATTCAAAGACCCACCATGGCCAATGTTGTGCTTATGCTCAACAACCTCTTTATCAGCCTTCCCACTCCTTCAGCACCAGCATTTCTCAGTAATCGTAATCCCACCAGTGAAGCAAATGATGTTCCACGGAGAGAGAGCTCCAACGGAAGCAAGGGAATTCTAATGAAAATTTCTGACAATAATGTTTCAATCTCTGCATTAGAGCCTAGGTAG
- the LOC121970468 gene encoding G-type lectin S-receptor-like serine/threonine-protein kinase RKS1 isoform X1 gives MQLFLSLFLETIAVTLFLLVPSSSSSDTMIQNSSLTNGQTLTSTRDFQLGFFSLDNSPAKGYLGIWYCNFTPQEGTIIWIANRNKSVNTSMASFNLTSDGNLILFEEDRNVWSTGTRSTGLNSARLQLLDSGNLVLTVGDWILWQSFDSPNGSGTSVPGMKLGFNKQTNTSWRRVSWKNSTDPSPGECIQMIRVLPIPDFVTLKGSTKYHRIGLWNGYRLVSYPSMASSSLEANPLNGMFVSNENESYATVNYTAWPTPVLIRSILWANGTFQGWLLDRGDKREWQLLWSIPADECDKYNRCGRNKVCTWNVVVENCNCLDGFVKIVENGSEDGCKREKPLNCSSNQFSKVPNVKLPDTENATPRGNISLDDCKNLCLNDCSCVAYAGIKGASECVTWRGDLLDLRTFVDEGEDLYVRLAGKNSTGRRILFIVVSIAAALLFLCAIFIYRRRKKATIRRGNPLAAKFNNKDQYEIRGAESLLFDLEAIRIATDNFSNRNKLGEGGFGTVYKGTLENGEHVAVKRLSKSSGQGLDELKNEVFLVAKLQHRNLVRLLGCCLDSEEKLLIYNYLANTSLDKFLFDNSKRKQLDWARRFKIIEGISRGLLYLHEDSPLKIIHRDLKASNILLDANMDPKISDFGLAKLFGVDETQGNTRRIAGTFGYMAPEYALHGLFSVKSDVYSYGVLVLEILTSQKNICHRGSEYPIELVTHVVWRHWAQGSALQVIDHDLVEQCQAPQILRCIHIGLLCVQEDPIQRPTMANVVLMLNNLFISLPTPSAPAFLSNRNPTSEANDVPRRESSNGSKGILMKISDNNVSISALEPR, from the exons ATGCAGCTCTTTCTTTCTCTATTCCTGGAAACAATAGCAGTAACGCTTTTCCTTCTTGTTCCATCCTCATCTTCTTCTG ATACAATGATCCAGAACAGCTCACTTACGAATGGCCAGACGTTGACATCGACACGAGACTTCCAGTTGGGCTTCTTCAGTCTAGATAATAGTCCAGCGAAGGGATACTTAGGAATCTGGTACTGCAATTTCACACCACAGGAAGGCACTATAATATGGATCGCCAATCGGAACAAGTCTGTCAACACATCCATGGCATCCTTCAACCTCACTTCCGATGGAAATCTAATCTTATTTGAGGAAGACAGAAATGTTTGGTCGACGGGAACGAGATCCACAGGACTCAATTCTGCACGCTTGCAACTTTTAGATTCTGGAAACCTCGTGCTGACTGTCGGCGACTGGATTCTATGGCAGAGCTTTGACTCCCCGAATGGCAGCGGCACGAGTGTCCCTGGCATGAAGCTCGGATTTAACAAACAAACCAACACTTCATGGCGGCGAGTGTCATGGAAAAACTCCACGGATCCTTCTCCGGGAGAATGCATCCAGATGATTCGTGTTCTACCTATACCGGATTTTGTCACGTTGAAGGGATCCACCAAATACCATCGCATCGGCCTATGGAACGGATATCGGTTGGTCAGCTATCCATCGATGGCGAGCAGCAGTCTGGAGGCCAACCCACTAAATGGCATGTTTGTGTCCAATGAGAATGAGAGCTATGCTACGGTTAATTACACAGCCTGGCCGACGCCGGTGCTGATACGGTCAATATTGTGGGCCAATGGAACCTTCCAGGGTTGGTTGCTTGACAGGGGTGACAAGAGAGAGTGGCAACTTCTGTGGTCGATTCCGGCGGACGAGTGCGATAAGTACAATCGCTGCGGCCGCAACAAGGTGTGCACCTGGAACGTGGTTGTGGAGAACTGCAATTGCTTGGACGGGTTCGTAAAGATTGTGGAGAATGGAAGCGAGGACGGGTGCAAGAGGGAGAAGCCTTTGAATTGCTCGTCAAACCAGTTTTCCAAGGTGCCGAACGTGAAGTTGCCCGACACTGAGAACGCTACACCACGAGGAAACATAAGTCTCGATGACTGCAAGAATTTGTGCTTGAATGATTGCTCCTGCGTGGCGTATGCGGGCATCAAAGGGGCTTCTGAATGCGTAACTTGGCGTGGTGATCTGTTGGATCTCAGAACTTTTGTCGATGAAGGAGAGGATTTATACGTTCGGCTCGCAG GAAAAAACAGCACTGGGAGAAGAATCCTATTTATTGTCGTCTCTATTGCTGCAGCATTGTTATTCCTTTGTGCCATTTTTATTTACCGTCGAAGAAAAAAAGCAACGATACGAAGAGGGAACCCACTTGCAGCAAAATTCA ACAATAAAGATCAATATGAAATAAGAGGTGCAGAATCTCTATTGTTTGATCTGGAGGCTATTAGAATAGCTACGGACAACTTCTCTAATAGAAACAAGCTGGGAGAAGGAGGATTTGGGACTGTTTATAAG GGAACACTGGAAAACGGAGAGCATGTAGCAGTAAAAAGACTTTCAAAAAGCTCAGGGCAAGGACTAGATGAGTTGAAGAATGAAGTGTTTCTGGTTGCCAAACTTCAACACAGAAACCTTGTGCGGCTATTGGGCTGTTGCTTAGATTCAGAGGAGAAACTACTCATTTACAATTACCTTGCTAATACAAGTCTTGACAAGTTTTTGTTTG ATAATTCAAAAAGAAAGCAGTTGGATTGGGCAAGAAGGTTTAAGATCATTGAGGGCATTAGTCGAGGACTTCTTTATCTTCATGAAGATTCACCATTGAAGATCATTCATCGGGACTTAAAAGCCAGTAACATCTTGTTAGATGCAAACATGGATCCCAAAATTTCAGATTTCGGTCTTGCGAAGCTTTTTGGTGTAGATGAAACCCAAGGAAACACTAGAAGAATTGCCGGAACATT TGGATATATGGCACCGGAATATGCCCTTCATGGGCTCTTCTCAGTTAAATCAGATGTGTATAGCTATGGTGTGTTAGTCTTAGAGATCCTAACTAGTCAGAAGAATATTTGTCACCGAGGATCCGAATATCCAATTGAACTTGTTACTCAT GTGGTCTGGCGCCATTGGGCTCAAGGAAGTGCCCTGCAAGTGATTGATCATGATCTAGTTGAACAATGTCAAGCTCCCCAAATATTAAGGTGCATACATATAGGGTTACTGTGCGTGCAAGAAGATCCAATTCAAAGACCCACCATGGCCAATGTTGTGCTTATGCTCAACAACCTCTTTATCAGCCTTCCCACTCCTTCAGCACCAGCATTTCTCAGTAATCGTAATCCCACCAGTGAAGCAAATGATGTTCCACGGAGAGAGAGCTCCAACGGAAGCAAGGGAATTCTAATGAAAATTTCTGACAATAATGTTTCAATCTCTGCATTAGAGCCTAGGTAG
- the LOC121970468 gene encoding G-type lectin S-receptor-like serine/threonine-protein kinase RKS1 isoform X4, with translation MASFNLTSDGNLILFEEDRNVWSTGTRSTGLNSARLQLLDSGNLVLTVGDWILWQSFDSPNGSGTSVPGMKLGFNKQTNTSWRRVSWKNSTDPSPGECIQMIRVLPIPDFVTLKGSTKYHRIGLWNGYRLVSYPSMASSSLEANPLNGMFVSNENESYATVNYTAWPTPVLIRSILWANGTFQGWLLDRGDKREWQLLWSIPADECDKYNRCGRNKVCTWNVVVENCNCLDGFVKIVENGSEDGCKREKPLNCSSNQFSKVPNVKLPDTENATPRGNISLDDCKNLCLNDCSCVAYAGIKGASECVTWRGDLLDLRTFVDEGEDLYVRLAGKNSTGRRILFIVVSIAAALLFLCAIFIYRRRKKATIRRGNPLAAKFNNKDQYEIRGAESLLFDLEAIRIATDNFSNRNKLGEGGFGTVYKGTLENGEHVAVKRLSKSSGQGLDELKNEVFLVAKLQHRNLVRLLGCCLDSEEKLLIYNYLANTSLDKFLFDNSKRKQLDWARRFKIIEGISRGLLYLHEDSPLKIIHRDLKASNILLDANMDPKISDFGLAKLFGVDETQGNTRRIAGTFGYMAPEYALHGLFSVKSDVYSYGVLVLEILTSQKNICHRGSEYPIELVTHVVWRHWAQGSALQVIDHDLVEQCQAPQILRCIHIGLLCVQEDPIQRPTMANVVLMLNNLFISLPTPSAPAFLSNRNPTSEANDVPRRESSNGSKGILMKISDNNVSISALEPR, from the exons ATGGCATCCTTCAACCTCACTTCCGATGGAAATCTAATCTTATTTGAGGAAGACAGAAATGTTTGGTCGACGGGAACGAGATCCACAGGACTCAATTCTGCACGCTTGCAACTTTTAGATTCTGGAAACCTCGTGCTGACTGTCGGCGACTGGATTCTATGGCAGAGCTTTGACTCCCCGAATGGCAGCGGCACGAGTGTCCCTGGCATGAAGCTCGGATTTAACAAACAAACCAACACTTCATGGCGGCGAGTGTCATGGAAAAACTCCACGGATCCTTCTCCGGGAGAATGCATCCAGATGATTCGTGTTCTACCTATACCGGATTTTGTCACGTTGAAGGGATCCACCAAATACCATCGCATCGGCCTATGGAACGGATATCGGTTGGTCAGCTATCCATCGATGGCGAGCAGCAGTCTGGAGGCCAACCCACTAAATGGCATGTTTGTGTCCAATGAGAATGAGAGCTATGCTACGGTTAATTACACAGCCTGGCCGACGCCGGTGCTGATACGGTCAATATTGTGGGCCAATGGAACCTTCCAGGGTTGGTTGCTTGACAGGGGTGACAAGAGAGAGTGGCAACTTCTGTGGTCGATTCCGGCGGACGAGTGCGATAAGTACAATCGCTGCGGCCGCAACAAGGTGTGCACCTGGAACGTGGTTGTGGAGAACTGCAATTGCTTGGACGGGTTCGTAAAGATTGTGGAGAATGGAAGCGAGGACGGGTGCAAGAGGGAGAAGCCTTTGAATTGCTCGTCAAACCAGTTTTCCAAGGTGCCGAACGTGAAGTTGCCCGACACTGAGAACGCTACACCACGAGGAAACATAAGTCTCGATGACTGCAAGAATTTGTGCTTGAATGATTGCTCCTGCGTGGCGTATGCGGGCATCAAAGGGGCTTCTGAATGCGTAACTTGGCGTGGTGATCTGTTGGATCTCAGAACTTTTGTCGATGAAGGAGAGGATTTATACGTTCGGCTCGCAG GAAAAAACAGCACTGGGAGAAGAATCCTATTTATTGTCGTCTCTATTGCTGCAGCATTGTTATTCCTTTGTGCCATTTTTATTTACCGTCGAAGAAAAAAAGCAACGATACGAAGAGGGAACCCACTTGCAGCAAAATTCA ACAATAAAGATCAATATGAAATAAGAGGTGCAGAATCTCTATTGTTTGATCTGGAGGCTATTAGAATAGCTACGGACAACTTCTCTAATAGAAACAAGCTGGGAGAAGGAGGATTTGGGACTGTTTATAAG GGAACACTGGAAAACGGAGAGCATGTAGCAGTAAAAAGACTTTCAAAAAGCTCAGGGCAAGGACTAGATGAGTTGAAGAATGAAGTGTTTCTGGTTGCCAAACTTCAACACAGAAACCTTGTGCGGCTATTGGGCTGTTGCTTAGATTCAGAGGAGAAACTACTCATTTACAATTACCTTGCTAATACAAGTCTTGACAAGTTTTTGTTTG ATAATTCAAAAAGAAAGCAGTTGGATTGGGCAAGAAGGTTTAAGATCATTGAGGGCATTAGTCGAGGACTTCTTTATCTTCATGAAGATTCACCATTGAAGATCATTCATCGGGACTTAAAAGCCAGTAACATCTTGTTAGATGCAAACATGGATCCCAAAATTTCAGATTTCGGTCTTGCGAAGCTTTTTGGTGTAGATGAAACCCAAGGAAACACTAGAAGAATTGCCGGAACATT TGGATATATGGCACCGGAATATGCCCTTCATGGGCTCTTCTCAGTTAAATCAGATGTGTATAGCTATGGTGTGTTAGTCTTAGAGATCCTAACTAGTCAGAAGAATATTTGTCACCGAGGATCCGAATATCCAATTGAACTTGTTACTCAT GTGGTCTGGCGCCATTGGGCTCAAGGAAGTGCCCTGCAAGTGATTGATCATGATCTAGTTGAACAATGTCAAGCTCCCCAAATATTAAGGTGCATACATATAGGGTTACTGTGCGTGCAAGAAGATCCAATTCAAAGACCCACCATGGCCAATGTTGTGCTTATGCTCAACAACCTCTTTATCAGCCTTCCCACTCCTTCAGCACCAGCATTTCTCAGTAATCGTAATCCCACCAGTGAAGCAAATGATGTTCCACGGAGAGAGAGCTCCAACGGAAGCAAGGGAATTCTAATGAAAATTTCTGACAATAATGTTTCAATCTCTGCATTAGAGCCTAGGTAG